The Longimicrobium sp. genome includes a window with the following:
- a CDS encoding Uma2 family endonuclease, whose product MSTQPAARRWTYAEFARLPSDGNRYEVIGGELYVSPSPRPLHQEIVARLGDVIRPFVAEHQLGRAVPGPIDVLFAEGDYMAPDFVFVCQGRVSCFTRRGLEGPPDLVVEIVSPETGRRDRGLKRDRYAHFGVAEYWVIDPEKKRIEIHRATDDPGRKTEIATGDLIWQPVPGGPVLTLNVPDLLREW is encoded by the coding sequence ATGTCGACACAGCCTGCAGCCCGCCGCTGGACGTACGCCGAGTTCGCGCGTCTTCCAAGCGACGGAAACCGCTATGAGGTCATTGGGGGGGAGCTCTACGTGTCGCCTTCTCCACGCCCGCTGCACCAGGAGATCGTCGCCAGGCTGGGCGACGTCATACGTCCCTTCGTCGCGGAGCACCAGCTCGGACGGGCAGTTCCCGGTCCGATCGACGTGCTGTTCGCGGAAGGCGACTACATGGCCCCGGATTTCGTTTTCGTGTGCCAGGGCCGCGTCTCCTGTTTCACCCGCCGCGGACTGGAAGGCCCCCCGGACCTGGTGGTCGAGATCGTCTCTCCTGAAACGGGGCGTCGTGACCGCGGGCTGAAGCGCGACCGGTATGCGCATTTCGGGGTGGCCGAGTACTGGGTGATCGATCCGGAGAAGAAGCGCATCGAGATCCACCGCGCGACGGACGACCCGGGGCGGAAGACGGAGATCGCGACCGGAGATCTCATCTGGCAGCCCGTCCCCGGCGGTCCGGTGCTGACGCTGAACGTGCCGGATCTGCTGCGCGAGTGGTGA
- the hutU gene encoding urocanate hydratase yields the protein MTTIAEAPAETRRTIRAPRGSEISCRGWQQEAALRMLMNNLDPDVAERPEDLVVYGGTGRAARSWEAFDAIVAALRDLAGDETLIVQSGKPVAVLRTHAHAPRVLIANSNLVPRWATWEKFRELERLGLTMYGQMTAGSWIYIGTQGILQGTFETFGEVARRHFGGSLRGTWTLTGGMGGMGGAQPLAVTMNEGVVLCVDVDPHRIERRIQTRYCDRMTHDLDEALRWTFEARDAGRPLSVGLVGNCAEVLPELVRRGITPDALTDQTSAHDALNGYVPAGVSLAEAAELRESDAAEYQRRSMASMRTHCEAMVEMMRRGAITFDYGNNLRTQALDAGYAEAFAFPGFVPAYVRPLFCQGKGPFRWVALSGDPADIHRTDELVLELFPEDEHLRRWITQAREKVAFQGLPARICWLGQGERAKFGVALNDLVASGELKAPIVIGRDHLDTGSVASPFRETEGMKDGSDAIADWAILNALVNVASGASWVSFHHGGGVGIGNSLHAGQVIVADGTPEMRERLERVLTNDPGMGVARHADAGYEDAVETARREGLKLPMLDR from the coding sequence ATGACCACCATCGCCGAAGCGCCCGCGGAGACGCGCCGAACCATCCGCGCGCCGCGCGGCAGCGAGATCTCCTGCCGCGGGTGGCAGCAGGAGGCCGCGCTGCGGATGCTGATGAACAACCTGGACCCCGACGTGGCCGAGCGCCCCGAAGACCTGGTGGTCTACGGCGGCACCGGGCGCGCGGCGCGCAGCTGGGAGGCGTTCGACGCCATCGTGGCCGCGCTCCGCGACCTGGCGGGCGACGAGACGCTCATCGTGCAGTCCGGCAAGCCGGTGGCCGTCCTGCGCACGCACGCCCACGCGCCGCGCGTCCTCATCGCCAACAGCAACCTGGTCCCCCGCTGGGCCACCTGGGAGAAGTTCCGCGAGCTCGAGCGGCTGGGGCTGACCATGTACGGCCAGATGACGGCCGGCTCGTGGATCTACATCGGCACGCAGGGGATCCTGCAGGGGACGTTCGAAACCTTCGGCGAGGTGGCGCGGCGGCACTTCGGCGGGAGCCTGCGCGGCACGTGGACGCTGACCGGCGGGATGGGCGGCATGGGCGGCGCGCAGCCGCTGGCGGTGACGATGAACGAGGGCGTGGTGCTGTGCGTGGACGTGGACCCGCACCGCATCGAGCGGCGCATCCAGACGCGCTACTGCGACCGCATGACGCACGACCTGGACGAGGCGCTGCGCTGGACCTTCGAGGCGCGCGACGCCGGCCGCCCGCTCTCGGTGGGCCTGGTCGGCAACTGCGCCGAGGTGCTGCCGGAGCTCGTCCGCCGCGGGATCACCCCCGACGCGCTGACCGACCAGACCAGCGCGCACGACGCGCTGAACGGCTACGTCCCGGCCGGCGTCTCGCTGGCCGAGGCGGCGGAGCTGCGCGAGTCGGACGCCGCGGAGTACCAGCGGCGGTCGATGGCGTCGATGCGCACGCACTGCGAGGCCATGGTGGAGATGATGCGCCGCGGTGCCATCACCTTCGACTACGGCAACAACCTGCGCACGCAGGCGCTGGACGCCGGGTACGCCGAGGCCTTCGCCTTCCCCGGCTTCGTTCCCGCGTACGTCCGCCCGCTCTTCTGCCAGGGGAAGGGGCCCTTCCGCTGGGTGGCGCTCTCGGGCGACCCGGCCGACATCCACCGCACCGACGAGCTGGTGCTGGAGCTCTTCCCCGAAGACGAGCACCTGCGCCGCTGGATCACCCAGGCGCGCGAGAAGGTCGCCTTCCAGGGGCTGCCGGCGCGCATCTGCTGGCTGGGGCAGGGCGAGCGCGCGAAGTTCGGGGTCGCGCTGAACGACCTCGTGGCCAGCGGCGAATTGAAGGCGCCCATCGTGATCGGGCGCGACCACCTGGACACCGGCTCCGTCGCCAGTCCCTTCCGCGAGACGGAGGGGATGAAGGACGGGAGCGACGCCATCGCCGACTGGGCCATCCTGAACGCGCTGGTGAACGTGGCCAGCGGCGCCAGCTGGGTCAGCTTCCACCACGGCGGCGGGGTGGGGATCGGGAACTCGCTGCACGCCGGCCAGGTGATCGTGGCCGACGGCACGCCGGAGATGCGCGAGCGCCTGGAGCGCGTCCTCACCAACGACCCCGGGATGGGCGTCGCGCGCCACGCGGACGCGGGGTACGAGGACGCGGTGGAAACCGCCCGCCGCGAGGGGCTGAAGCTGCCCATGCTGGACCGGTAG
- a CDS encoding alpha/beta hydrolase, translating into MRTKGEGTVPEPETRRVEAGGVRLHLLDWGGEGDPVVFLPGIGQSAHIFRTLAPALGDGFRPIALTPRGHGESETPDSGYTLAGFAADVAGAMDALGIARAAVVAHSLGGAVATRLAGDFPERVTAVVYLDSVTDYRGIGHIQYRNPARPPPLAPGAGDAEERAWHRAHIYGTWDDAVEADWRARPAGAAARAHRRELMEALVDNAVHSRESFASLRCPALALMAGESLETQFPWLAADDPRREAAEAFLRTTRGPWRRKSVERFLREAPRGRAGEVPGNHFFFLSARERTAAEIRGFLLSTRSGPVP; encoded by the coding sequence ATGAGGACGAAGGGCGAGGGAACCGTGCCGGAGCCGGAGACGCGCCGGGTGGAGGCCGGCGGCGTGCGGCTGCACCTGCTGGACTGGGGCGGGGAGGGCGATCCGGTCGTCTTCCTTCCCGGGATCGGGCAGAGCGCGCACATCTTCCGCACGCTGGCGCCCGCGCTGGGCGACGGGTTTCGCCCCATCGCCCTCACGCCGCGCGGGCACGGGGAGAGCGAGACGCCGGACTCAGGCTACACGCTGGCCGGTTTCGCCGCCGACGTGGCGGGGGCGATGGACGCGCTGGGGATCGCCCGCGCGGCGGTCGTTGCCCACTCGCTGGGCGGCGCGGTGGCCACGCGGCTGGCGGGGGACTTTCCCGAACGCGTGACGGCCGTCGTCTACCTGGATTCCGTGACGGACTACCGCGGCATCGGCCACATCCAGTACCGCAACCCCGCGCGCCCGCCGCCGCTGGCGCCCGGCGCGGGCGACGCGGAGGAGCGGGCGTGGCACCGCGCGCACATCTACGGCACGTGGGACGACGCGGTGGAGGCGGACTGGCGCGCGCGCCCGGCCGGCGCCGCGGCGCGCGCGCACCGGCGCGAGCTGATGGAGGCGCTGGTGGACAACGCGGTGCACTCGCGCGAGTCGTTCGCCTCGCTGCGCTGCCCGGCGCTGGCGCTGATGGCGGGCGAGTCGCTGGAGACGCAGTTCCCCTGGCTGGCGGCCGACGACCCGCGACGCGAGGCGGCCGAGGCGTTCCTGCGCACCACGCGCGGGCCGTGGCGGCGGAAGTCGGTCGAGCGCTTTTTGCGCGAGGCGCCGCGGGGGCGCGCGGGCGAGGTCCCCGGCAACCACTTCTTCTTCCTCTCCGCGCGCGAGCGCACCGCGGCCGAGATCCGCGGGTTCCTTCTCTCCACCCGATCCGGTCCGGTTCCATGA
- a CDS encoding methyltransferase domain-containing protein — protein MTQGMGYVDPAYLDAAARLAAGGKRLSYERMRISPGATVLDVGCGPGTDTRALAEIVGAGGFVHGIDHDREMVEEAERRAAAEGLAGRVEHRQGDAYALPFADATFDAVRSERLFLHLDRPDRATAEMVRVTKPGGRVVVADTDWGTRSVDTPEVEAERKIARVLAEHCLANGYSGRRLYGLMRGAGVRDLAVDLIPLHVDGYELWRLLSRMEMAFEEAVRTGAMTEDEVRRLDDSFRDRDAAGTFFASTTVVMVSGTKP, from the coding sequence ATGACGCAGGGAATGGGGTACGTCGATCCCGCCTACCTGGACGCGGCCGCGCGGCTGGCCGCCGGCGGGAAGCGGCTGAGCTACGAGCGGATGCGTATCTCCCCCGGCGCCACGGTGCTGGACGTGGGATGCGGGCCGGGGACGGACACGCGCGCGCTGGCGGAGATCGTGGGCGCGGGCGGCTTCGTGCACGGCATCGACCACGACCGGGAGATGGTGGAGGAGGCGGAGCGCCGCGCCGCCGCCGAGGGCCTGGCCGGCCGCGTGGAGCACCGCCAGGGCGACGCGTACGCGCTCCCGTTCGCGGACGCCACCTTCGACGCGGTGCGGAGCGAGCGCCTGTTCCTGCACCTGGACCGCCCCGACCGCGCCACCGCGGAGATGGTGCGCGTGACGAAGCCCGGCGGCCGCGTCGTCGTCGCCGATACCGACTGGGGGACGCGCTCGGTGGACACGCCCGAGGTCGAGGCGGAGCGGAAGATCGCGCGGGTGCTGGCGGAGCACTGCCTGGCCAACGGCTACTCCGGCCGCCGGCTGTACGGATTGATGCGCGGCGCCGGCGTGCGGGACCTCGCGGTCGACCTCATCCCCCTGCACGTGGACGGCTACGAGCTCTGGCGCCTGCTCTCGCGCATGGAGATGGCGTTCGAGGAAGCGGTCCGCACGGGGGCGATGACGGAGGACGAGGTGCGGCGGCTGGACGACTCGTTCCGCGACAGGGACGCGGCGGGGACCTTCTTCGCCTCGACCACGGTGGTGATGGTGTCGGGGACGAAGCCGTAG
- a CDS encoding M1 family aminopeptidase: MISVIRLAAFDLRYQLRRVATWVYFVIFALVGFLVIAAAGGAFGGDTGSAVLVVNSPYRIATLLQLLSVLGVPITAALAGNAVYRDFQTGAYPLFFTTPIRPASYLAGRWLGAVLANLACFGGGVLGILLACVWPTVHRDRVGPMDPLAFLIPLAVLVLPNLLSTAAIFVTLTALTRRMLPAYVGGVALLLGWAVSQVFVSLVGDDTVERLADPFAITAVQKATRYWTVIEQNTVRIPLDSLLIANRAIWLAVGALMFALGALLFRFRQAGDTDRTRRWQPGFAEAAPPPLRVPDARRSFAFSARLQQLAAETRRSVREVVFNVWFPLLIGVCLTFVAIGGTQVGTIYGTRTFPVTYKVVELVQGTFVLFIVIIIAFYAGELVWNERERRAAGIHDALPVPTWVPFLARLFALIAVVLGLQAASMACGIGIQAAHGYFRFEPGLYLCELFVHQLLGSLLPVVFLALLVQTLVNHKYVGHLIVILVFVGQGLLYYLLGIKHNLLMYGSTPTLVYSDMNGFGRSEGPWAWFALYWLLVGALLLVLANLFWVRGQETGMRWRVRLARRRLTPGLLGIAGGVLALVLATGGWIFYNTNVLNHFETEKEGRRTQADYEKRYKRFEWVPQPRLTAAVLNVDVYPGTGDLRLRGTYTLTNKTAQPIDSLHVDVPNSLGVRLLAPDAPARRVIGDSASGYYVFRLERPLAPGDSLRLRFDLRHDVRGFENEPSYLPVAGNGTFFNSQYLPHIGYNAEGELTDEGEREKYGLPGRPRAASIHDPRARTRNFVSSDADWIAFDVTLGTSAEQTAVAPGYLRRAWTEGGRRYFRYTMDAPILNFYAFLSARYAVRRDRWRGVAIEVYYDPAHAYNVARMIRATKAALEYCTREFGPYQHRQVRILEFPRYAPFAQSFDNTIPYSEAIGFIADVRKDDIDYPFFVTAHEVAHQWWGHQEAPADVQGAAMLSETLAEYTALMVMEKAYGREKIGRFLRYELDQYLQGRGGERRAEEPLALVENQQYIHYNKGALAMYALRDYIGEAAVNRALRSFLAEWRFRGPPYPVSYDLVRHLRAETPDSLQYVVTNLFEQVTLWDNRTVTARSRPLPGDSTYEVTLTVEARKLLADSVGNEEPLPVNDWVDVGVYSGARAVYLGKQHLTRSPQTIRVTVDAKPDSAGVDPEHKLIDRDLKNNVIRVDGASGGGGGRAGRP; this comes from the coding sequence GTGATCAGCGTGATCCGGCTGGCGGCGTTCGACCTGCGCTACCAGCTGCGGCGGGTGGCCACCTGGGTGTACTTCGTCATCTTCGCCCTGGTCGGCTTCCTGGTGATCGCCGCGGCGGGCGGGGCCTTCGGCGGCGACACGGGGTCGGCGGTGCTGGTGGTCAACTCGCCGTACCGCATCGCCACGCTGCTGCAGCTGCTTTCCGTCCTCGGCGTGCCCATCACCGCCGCGCTGGCGGGGAACGCCGTGTACCGCGACTTCCAGACGGGCGCGTATCCGCTCTTCTTCACCACGCCCATCAGGCCCGCCAGCTACCTGGCCGGGCGCTGGCTGGGCGCCGTGCTGGCGAACCTGGCCTGCTTCGGCGGCGGCGTGCTGGGCATCCTGCTGGCCTGCGTGTGGCCCACGGTGCACCGCGACCGCGTGGGGCCGATGGACCCGCTGGCGTTCCTCATCCCCCTGGCCGTCCTGGTTCTTCCCAACCTCCTCTCCACCGCGGCCATCTTCGTCACGCTGACGGCGCTCACGCGGCGGATGCTGCCGGCGTACGTGGGCGGGGTGGCGCTGCTGCTGGGGTGGGCGGTGTCGCAGGTGTTCGTGAGCCTGGTGGGCGACGACACGGTGGAGCGGCTGGCGGACCCGTTCGCGATCACGGCGGTGCAGAAGGCCACGCGCTACTGGACGGTGATCGAGCAGAACACCGTGCGCATCCCGCTGGACAGCCTGCTGATCGCCAACCGCGCGATCTGGCTGGCCGTGGGGGCGCTGATGTTCGCGCTGGGCGCCCTCCTCTTCCGCTTCCGCCAAGCGGGCGACACGGACCGCACGCGGCGGTGGCAGCCGGGGTTCGCGGAAGCCGCGCCCCCGCCGCTGCGCGTGCCCGACGCGCGGCGCTCGTTCGCGTTCTCCGCGCGGCTGCAGCAGCTGGCGGCCGAGACGCGGCGCTCGGTGCGCGAGGTGGTGTTCAACGTCTGGTTCCCGCTGCTGATCGGCGTCTGCCTCACCTTCGTGGCCATCGGCGGGACGCAGGTGGGAACGATCTACGGGACGCGGACCTTCCCCGTGACCTACAAGGTGGTGGAGCTGGTGCAGGGCACCTTCGTGCTCTTCATCGTCATCATCATCGCCTTCTACGCCGGCGAGCTGGTGTGGAACGAGCGCGAGCGCCGCGCGGCCGGCATCCACGACGCGCTCCCCGTCCCCACCTGGGTGCCGTTCCTGGCCCGCCTCTTCGCCCTGATCGCCGTCGTCCTCGGCCTGCAGGCGGCTTCGATGGCGTGCGGGATCGGGATCCAGGCGGCGCACGGGTACTTCCGCTTCGAGCCGGGGCTGTACCTGTGCGAGCTGTTCGTGCACCAGCTGCTGGGGAGCCTCCTTCCCGTGGTTTTCCTCGCGCTGCTGGTGCAGACGCTGGTGAACCACAAGTACGTGGGGCACCTCATCGTCATCCTGGTCTTCGTGGGCCAGGGGCTGCTGTACTACCTGCTCGGCATCAAGCACAACCTGCTGATGTACGGCAGCACGCCCACGCTGGTGTACTCGGACATGAACGGCTTCGGCCGCAGCGAGGGGCCGTGGGCGTGGTTCGCGCTCTACTGGCTGCTGGTCGGCGCGCTCCTCCTCGTGCTGGCCAACCTGTTCTGGGTGCGGGGGCAGGAGACGGGGATGCGCTGGCGCGTGCGGCTGGCGCGGCGGCGGCTGACGCCCGGGCTGCTGGGGATTGCGGGCGGCGTGCTGGCCCTGGTCCTGGCGACGGGGGGATGGATTTTCTACAACACCAACGTCCTGAACCACTTCGAGACGGAGAAGGAGGGGCGGCGCACGCAGGCGGACTACGAGAAGCGGTACAAGCGCTTCGAGTGGGTGCCGCAGCCGCGCCTGACCGCGGCGGTGCTGAACGTGGACGTGTACCCCGGCACCGGCGACCTGCGGCTGCGGGGGACGTACACGCTGACCAACAAGACGGCGCAGCCGATCGACTCGCTGCACGTGGACGTCCCCAACTCGCTCGGCGTGCGGCTGCTGGCGCCGGACGCTCCCGCGCGCCGCGTGATCGGCGACTCGGCGAGCGGCTACTACGTCTTCCGCCTCGAGCGTCCGCTGGCGCCGGGGGATTCGCTGCGGCTGCGCTTCGACCTGCGCCACGACGTGCGGGGGTTCGAGAACGAGCCGTCGTATCTTCCCGTGGCGGGGAACGGCACCTTCTTCAACTCGCAGTACCTCCCCCACATCGGCTACAACGCCGAGGGCGAGCTGACGGACGAGGGCGAGCGGGAGAAGTACGGCCTTCCCGGGCGCCCGCGCGCGGCCAGCATCCACGACCCGCGCGCGCGGACGCGCAACTTCGTGAGCAGCGACGCCGACTGGATCGCCTTCGACGTCACGCTGGGGACGTCGGCCGAGCAGACGGCCGTCGCGCCGGGCTATCTCCGCCGGGCGTGGACGGAGGGGGGACGGCGCTACTTCCGGTACACGATGGACGCGCCGATCCTGAACTTCTACGCCTTCCTCTCCGCGCGGTACGCCGTCCGCCGCGACCGCTGGCGCGGCGTGGCGATCGAGGTCTACTACGACCCGGCGCACGCCTACAACGTGGCGCGGATGATCCGGGCCACGAAGGCGGCGCTGGAGTACTGCACGCGCGAGTTCGGGCCGTACCAGCACCGGCAGGTGCGGATCCTGGAGTTCCCGCGCTACGCGCCGTTCGCGCAGAGCTTCGACAACACCATCCCCTACAGCGAGGCCATCGGCTTCATCGCCGACGTGCGCAAGGACGACATCGACTACCCGTTCTTCGTGACCGCGCACGAGGTGGCGCACCAGTGGTGGGGCCACCAGGAGGCGCCGGCCGACGTGCAGGGCGCGGCCATGCTCAGCGAGACGCTGGCCGAGTACACGGCGCTGATGGTGATGGAGAAGGCGTACGGGCGGGAGAAGATCGGCCGCTTCCTGCGCTACGAGCTCGATCAATATCTCCAGGGCCGCGGCGGCGAGCGGCGGGCCGAGGAACCGCTCGCGCTGGTGGAGAACCAGCAGTACATCCACTACAACAAGGGCGCGCTGGCGATGTACGCGCTGCGCGACTACATCGGCGAGGCGGCGGTGAACCGCGCGCTGCGCTCGTTCCTGGCCGAGTGGCGCTTCCGCGGGCCGCCGTACCCCGTGTCGTACGACCTGGTCCGCCACCTCCGCGCGGAGACGCCGGACTCGCTGCAGTATGTGGTCACCAACCTGTTCGAGCAGGTCACGCTCTGGGACAACCGCACCGTCACCGCCCGCTCGCGCCCGCTCCCCGGTGACTCCACGTACGAGGTGACGCTGACGGTGGAGGCCAGGAAGCTGCTGGCCGACAGCGTGGGGAACGAGGAGCCGCTGCCGGTGAACGACTGGGTGGACGTGGGCGTGTACTCGGGCGCGCGCGCCGTGTACCTGGGCAAGCAGCACCTCACCCGCAGCCCCCAGACCATCCGCGTCACGGTGGACGCGAAGCCCGACAGCGCCGGCGTCGACCCCGAGCACAAGCTCATCGACCGCGACCTGAAGAACAACGTGATCCGGGTGGATGGCGCGTCCGGGGGCGGAGGTGGCCGCGCGGGGCGGCCGTGA
- a CDS encoding PDZ domain-containing protein, with the protein MHLRQISLLAALLALPVTARAQTGADGSGLRTVVVSGAPAEPADGIVVQTLFVQGQPDNFPTIVRVVQGSNAQRAGLMAGDTIVSVDGWDIRGPRPLFVDRTPGRVYTMRVRRVGEEVELTFVYPAPPAAPPPTAKPR; encoded by the coding sequence ATGCACCTGCGACAAATCTCTCTCCTGGCCGCCCTCCTCGCCCTCCCCGTGACGGCGCGCGCGCAGACGGGCGCGGACGGTTCGGGGCTCCGGACGGTGGTCGTCAGCGGAGCGCCGGCGGAACCGGCCGACGGGATCGTCGTCCAGACGCTCTTCGTGCAGGGCCAGCCCGACAACTTCCCGACCATCGTAAGGGTGGTGCAGGGATCGAACGCGCAGCGCGCCGGCCTGATGGCGGGCGACACCATCGTCAGCGTCGACGGTTGGGATATCCGCGGGCCTCGCCCGTTGTTCGTGGACCGCACGCCCGGGCGTGTCTACACCATGCGCGTCCGCCGCGTGGGCGAGGAGGTGGAGCTCACGTTCGTGTATCCGGCGCCGCCAGCGGCGCCGCCGCCGACTGCAAAGCCGCGGTAG